The sequence CCTCAGGAGACCTCCGTGAGGGGAAAGATACAAGAACTTGAGTGCCGGCAGCCCACTTTCTCCTTGCTCTTGTTCTTGAAAATGGCTACTTCTTGGTTAATCAGCCCAAAACTGGCTTGCGCTGAATCTCATTTAAGAAAGTTTAAGCAGGGCAGCTGGTTCTCAGGGACCCTTTCAGCTGGGACAGCTTACCTTTGGCAAAACTGAAGTAGCAGCAGAAAGGGAGTCATTGCCGTCAGAGGTGAGTCGGGCCTCCCTCCCGGCCTTAGAGGCCTCACCATGCTGgacatggtggtggtgggggggaatagGAGGGGTCGAAGGGGTCGGACCAGGCAATGCCGAGCTGAGCCGAGTCAAGCTGAGCCGAGCTGGGCCAGGCAATGCCAAGCCGAGCTGAGTCGAGccaagccgggccgggccgggcaatGCTGAGCTGtgccgagctgagctgagccgagccgagctgggcCCAGcaatgctgagctgagctgagccgggccgggcactgccgagccgggccgagctaAGCCAAGCTGGGGAATGCCGAGTCGAGCCGtgctgagccgggccgggcactgccgagccgggccgagctaAGCCAAGCCGGGCACTGCCGatccgagccgggccgggcgctgccgcggcggggggcggcgggcgcgggggtcggccccgcggcggggggcgctgacgcaggcggcgcgggcgcggcgccaGGCGGTGGCCGCGGCGCGCTataaagcggcggcggcggcggcggcgctccagCACCATGGAGAGCTGCCGGCCGCTGGCGCTGTGCGCCCTGGCCGCCGCCCTGCTGCTGGGCGCCCGCGGGCAGGGGCCGcccgagccgccgcgccgcgcccgcgacctgagcccggccggcggcggcgcctcccacGAGAAGGAGctggtggggccggggggggccggggggaggcggcggcggggcgggagccccCTGCGCGGGGAGCGCGCCCTGACGGGGTCTCGGGGTCTCTCGGCAGATCGAGGcgctgcaggaggtgctggagaagCTGAAGAGCAAGCGGATCCCGCACTACGAGAAGAAGTTCGGGCAGGTCCCCATGGTGagtgcccgccccggccccggccccggccccggccccggccccggccccggccccagtcCCCgtccggcccccggccccgtgcccgggctgcggccgggccggggcgccgcgctcaGGGCCGTGTTGCTCCCGACAGTGCGACGCCGGGGAGCAGTGCGCCGTGAGGAAGGGGGCCCGCATCGGGAAGCTCTGCGACTGCCCCCGCGCCACTTCTTGCAACTCTTTCCTCCTCAAGTGCCTGTAGGGGACGCGCCCCGCGACAAACCGGCGGGCGCACAGGGACCGAAATGTTGTTCCTTGCTTCGAAGCGCTGGCCTCGGGGCGGTGGCGGCAACTTCCTGCGGCTTGTTATTCCGAGAAAAGCAGTTAGAAGTCCTCGTGTTGCCAGTGTAACGCCATGTGTGACATCCGACATCCAGGGAGCTGTTGTCCTTcttccccgtctcccccccaccccggccccgttTGATTTTGTCCGTCCCAAGCCCCAGCCTGCACATTGCTATGTAAAGGTGCCGGTAGCGGGAGTTGTGCCGGGGACGTCCGGGAGAAGACCCCCATCCGACTGAGAAGATCCCACCTGGCTAGGTCGGGGCCAAGCTGtgccgtgccgggggggggggccaagccgtgccgggccatgccgggagcGGGGCGTTTCCCGGGCTCCTGCGTGCTCcagctgggctggctccttcctgAGGTGGGGAACATCCCTCTGGTGCCTGCCGGAGGGCCTGGGGCAAGGCTGGATTCGGCCCTCAGAGGTAGGtgtgaggaagagaagcagaggaatGCATGAAAAGCACCCTGatccccccttttcccccttgcagCTGGTAACACCCCAGCACACCGTGGGGGACCAGCCATCCTGCAGGCTTCAGGCCGAGAGTCTGACCATGCTCACTGTGCGCTGGAGAAAGTCCGGCATGAAGTACTGGTAGCTTTCAGGGACCTGGTGATAGCCTGGGTGGGGTGGGTGTTGCGGGGATCAGGTGCTTTACCAGAGCCACCGTGGAGAAAACTTAGTCTGGATTCATTGCAAGCTAACGAAGGATGTTCCAGTTGCCTGAAGTAAATTGCTCCCATTTCTACAATGAACTGATGTACATAAATACTTATGTTCTCCACAGGTACACCATGTGTTTCAAAGAAGTCATAACATGTTTTAATCCTTTGTTTGCCACTGTTAATAAAATCATTGTTCTGATGACAGTGCTCTGAAAGAAGTTTTAATTTTGTGCATAGGTATCTCAAGGTACTACTTCAAGGAAAAGCAGAGACTGCttgctgtggctgctggggatGTGCATGCTGTGGGCACCTTGTAGGGAGTGTCCTGGCTCCTTTCCCTGGAAGCATTTGTTGGGTCCTGAGCGGGGCCCAAAGCACAGACTagagggcagctctgcacatACCTGACTAGCAGAGCCAGAGGGAGAGGCTTAGAGTTATTCCTAAATCAGTGCAAGTCCACTGTGCGCTTTAGCCAGGCTGCCACCTCGGTCAGGACAGGGCTGGTGGTAGGACACACAGCACCTGGCTCAGCTCCACGAGCTGCCACGCTGCCCCAGGTTGGCTGACCGtggcctcctgcccctgcacacGCCCCGAGGGGCAGCAACACGCAGGGCTGCCTCAGCCCCTGTGTGTCCCGCGGTGGGGGACAGGGTTGGTCCTGGCTGcagggctcaggccagggggccAGCTCCCTGCAAACCATCCCCTGGTGgagctgctttgctttttattcctGGAGAAGAAGGACCACTGAAGTACTTTCTTGGCTTTTCCTGGTGTCGTCTGGTCCCTGGAGGTCTATGCCAGAATCAGCTCCTATTTCTGCCAGCAGGGAGATAAGGGACTGCAGGAGCCACAGTGAGTACTCACTGCCAGGCCAAGGGAGATCTGGGCGACAGCATGCCTCCAAGTAGGCTTGATGTCTGGTGCCCAAGAGAGGACAAGTTTGGGTGAGAAACCCAaaaacttttgagaaaaaaagactCCTGCAAGGCAGCTTTGCTCCTGAATTGTGAGACCACAAAAAAGAGTCTGCACAAAACAGGCAGAGGAGAAATGACTGCAAAAAAGAGACGTGCCACTGAGGGAGATTTGGGGCCTGGGAAGAGCTCCTCAGGGGTGGGCAGGGGACGGCTTGGTGTGACTCAGGCAGGTCACGGATGTCGAGGTCTGGTGTGAAGCAGCTAAGGCATACCGTGAGTCAGGAGGGTGACAGGAGCCGGGCTGCAAATGCAGGGACCTGAGTTTAGGGAGGAATTAATGGAAAAGGAAGGGCTAGGATGTGGCAGACAGGGACGGAGCTGCAGGATTTTCCAGGTGgaggtggcagctggctgcaggCTGGGATTTGCCTCCTTGCGGGTGGTGCTGGCCCATGTTACTATGCACATGCAGGGCCAAAGGCATGTTTCAGCTTTTGTAAAATGGTAACAGTACTTCTGGATGGCTTTTTGGTATTGCCCGGAGACACCGTGGAAGCATTTGCTCTTGATTTCTTGTGgaatactgaaataatttttgtagtatcattttttttttcctattgtggaCTGCACGTACATTTGGGTGCTGGCTGCTTTCAGGCATGGAGAT comes from Struthio camelus isolate bStrCam1 chromosome Z, bStrCam1.hap1, whole genome shotgun sequence and encodes:
- the LOC138064615 gene encoding cocaine- and amphetamine-regulated transcript protein is translated as MESCRPLALCALAAALLLGARGQGPPEPPRRARDLSPAGGGASHEKELIEALQEVLEKLKSKRIPHYEKKFGQVPMCDAGEQCAVRKGARIGKLCDCPRATSCNSFLLKCL